A portion of the Hylaeus volcanicus isolate JK05 unplaced genomic scaffold, UHH_iyHylVolc1.0_haploid 12237, whole genome shotgun sequence genome contains these proteins:
- the LOC128884033 gene encoding dual specificity protein kinase CLK4-like, translated as MVSRNRETFHFMRRSPSRYSVYAVHKKISRSAALSRPRYHSFSRNGSKYYSKHGNHRENSKPRHVLNHKRKRKHLCYLRDRSNLRRYDDHYHFRKVSRNKSVSLQMTQPSSNDYGIYWDGEKHNQNSHLSRLRSSEQNYSRRYRLRGETNPKHAHKLKAHRLVQHSTEKCVDSKTLRRCAVTVSNSFSLNPSTSEDWTQRYSKRGCNRRSRSCLNETSLSYKHRSRHHPRNHSQAKDSCHTHLNQYYPNDRYLSYTRRYSLKKRNERCFKTLPYPEKERRYSSCTPYHEKKAKTSHASYSISSSPKSKRATDSDIVHFYWYPKMRLGARFQVVRKLGEGTFGRVLECVDLQTKNLVAVKVVRDVSRYTRSAKIEADILQDIRDMDPEKRSNCVILIDQYLYDSRRKYPSASSCTGRSKRKVSRSKHQRRRHGSLICCHSTEVSGQGKDKRRSYKQGTDNLSIKYSNSEGTSQSDVGEYAKGIHMCLASEKLGLSLYAFLTQNKYCGFFVADIRKIAHETLKALAFLKKMKLTHTDLKPENILFINDAYARVPFPRSAYPPRYWNGDCTDTDLDESSSYSEHDKHSRKYSGVNDKHNYKSKRGRSMSKSRKRGLVVCKRPQDARVKLIDFGSATYENDEHTTVINTRQYRAPEVILQIGWSNPSDIWCLGCILVELYTGVLLFRTHEHLEHLAMMEKIVSPLPQSMLRAASKTPAFHYVAPRTTSDENFVLNWPSGASSKKSILKVQRCQRLESLFLPCHKLLAEFVRYILNPDPKLRPTAKEALQHPFLTTTLPEK; from the exons ATGGTTTCAAGAAACAgagaaacatttcatttcatgaGACGCTCACCATCAAGATATTCAGTCTACGCggttcataaaaaaatatcccgAAGTGCTGCACTTAGTAGACCACGTTACCAT AGTTTTAGCCGAAATGGTTCGAAGTATTACTCAAAACATGGGAATCATAGGGAAAACTCCAAACCCCGTCATGTACTCAATCATAAACGCAAAAGAAAgcatttatgttatttaagaGATCGATCAAATTTAAGACGCTATGATGATCATTATCACTTCC gGAAAGTGTCTCGAAACAAAAGTGTATCCCTACAAATGACTCAACCATCGTCAAATGATTATGGCATTTATTGGGACGGTGAAAAACATAATCAAAACAGTCATTTATCGCGTCTAAGATCTtcagaacaaaattattctagACGCTATCGTTTAAG AGGTGAAACGAATCCCAAACATGCACACAAATTAAAAGCTCATCGATTAGTACAACATTCTACCGAAAAATGTGTTGATTCAAAGACATTACGGCGTTGTGCAGTTACAGTGTCT aattcgttttctttaaatcCATCGACTTCTGAAGATTGGACTCAACGATATTCCAAGCGTGGTTGTAACCGTCGTTCGAGAAGTTGTCTAAATGAAACAAGTTTAAGCTATAAACATAGATCACGCCATCATCCCCGGAATCATTCGCAAGCAAAAGACTCGTGCCATACGCATTTAAACCAATACTATCCAAATGATAGGTATTTATCGTATACGCG TCgctattcattaaaaaaacgaaatgaaagaTGTTTTAAAACACTCCCTTACCCCGAAAAAG AACGTCGTTACTCTTCTTGTACACCTTATCATGAGAAGAAAGCTAAAACGTCTCATGCTTCTTATAGCATTTCAAGCTCGCCTAAAAGCAAACGGGCAACTGATTCCGATatagttcatttttattg GTATCCGAAAATGCGTTTAGGCGCACGCTTTCAGGTCGTCCGAAAGCTTGGCGAAGGCACATTTGGACGTGTTTTGGAATGCGTtgatttacaaacaaaaaatttagttGCTGTTAAA GTTGTTCGAGATGTAAGCCGCTACACGCGGTCAGCTAAAATTGAAGCGGACATATTACAAGATATTCGTGATATGGATCCCGAAAAACGCTCCAATTGTGTTATACTTATTGATCAATATCTCTATGACTCACGTCGGAAATATCCTTCTGCGTCCAGCTGTACTGGTCGctcaaaaagaaaagtatcaCGAAGTAAACACCAGCGACGCCGCCATGGATCTT TGATCTGTTGTCATTCTACTGAAGTATCAGGCCAAGGAAAAGATAAAAGACGCTCCTATAAACAAGGAACGGATAATTTAAGCATAAAGTACAGTAATAGTGAAGGAACGTCACAAAGTGATGTTGGCGAATACGCTAAAGGAATTCACATGTGTTTGGCATCCGAAAAACTTGGTCTTTCCTTGTATGCTTTCTTAACTCAAAATAAATACTGCGGCTTCTTTGTCGCGGATATAAGAAAAATCGCTCATGAAACTCTTAAAGCGTTggcttttttgaaaaaaatgaaattgactcATACCGATTTAAAG cctgaaaatattttgtttattaatgatGCTTATGCGCGTGTTCCCTTTCCTCGA TCTGCTTATCCACCCCGTTATTGGAATGGAGACTGTACTGATACGGATTTAGATGAATCTTCTTCGTATTCTGAGCATGACAAACATTCTCGT AAGTATAGTGGCGTTAATGATAAACATAACTATAAAAGTAAACGAGGAAGATCAATGTCAAAATCAAGGAAACG aggGCTCGTTGTATGTAAACGACCCCAAGATGCTCGAGTTAAACTTATCGACTTTGGCAGTGCCACATATGAAAATGATGAACATACTACGGTTATTAATACTCGCCAATACCGTGCTCCTGAAGTGATATTGC AAATCGGTTGGTCGAATCCCAGCGATATCTGGTGCTTAGGATGTATTCTCGTTGAATTGTATACGGGAGTTCTTTTGTTTCGTACTCATGAACATTTAGAGCATTTAGCAATGATG gaaaaaatagtGAGCCCTTTGCCTCAATCTATGCTTCGTGCTGCATCTAAAACACCAGCGTTTCATTATGTTGCTCCTAGAACGACGTCtgacgaaaattttgttttaaactg GCCAAGTGGTGCTAGtagcaaaaaatcgattttaaaagTTCAACGTTGTCAACGTTTAGAA AGCTTATTCTTACCATGCCACAAGCTTTTAGCTGAGTTTGTACGGTATATTTTAAATCCTGATCCTAAACTTAGACCCACGGCTAAGGAAGCATTACAGCATCCCTTTCTTACAACGACCTTAccagaaaaataa
- the LOC128884034 gene encoding vesicle-fusing ATPase-like, with amino-acid sequence MIESHDSLLLTIVGSPEKKLAFTNFAYVNDKTFKALKLLKNGTAATITSSGDIRCEIKRIILNITVHSSVGDMCIALSQPHRVSASVNINDAVLVQPWTAKPCLADYAAQEIKCNIGTILRHQSAEVIEEDLEKEIQNRYRDHVLTVGQTFAILNPTDNIILSLTVSEIEKLRLPVSKDYNKGAYLNRGVIIDSTDIVFSIAEGFNITIKSNTTRCKNLFGREFDFQQLGVGGLDKEFSDIFRRAFASRIFPSSVLKELGIQHVRGMLLYGPPGTGKTLIARQISHALRTREPKIVNGPEILNKYVGQSEENIRNLFKEAEDDYKKKGDASPLHTIILDEIDAICKQRGTTSSSTGVNDSIVNQLLSKIDGVNSLNNILLIGMTNRLDMIDEALLRPGRLEVHIEIGLPNVQGRLQILSIHTNTMSNSKRLSADVSLTNLAERTRNFSGAELAGLVRSAASYAFSRNVDVKDLSHTPDISSLQLCESDFDMALGEIKPAFGVQTDELEACLTCGIIEYSDAFKILQTSLATFAQQVRDSPNTPLLSCLLLGESGTGKTALAAFTALNGDSPFVKFVSPEQFVGFTEYARVSAIKGFFEDAYKSDFGIIILDNLERLMDYTPIGSRFSNMILQALLVLVKKTPTKQGHRLLVLATSSEPDFMRHSGITSSFNIVLDVPPLTSTNHIRKVLEVASAKKQNFPNTEIEYVCEHLKQSLPIKQMLLIYEMATESCRHDDFLKGEKFMACVEDCGL; translated from the exons ATGATAGAATCACATGATTCTTTATTGTTAACGATTGTTGGTTCCCCTGAGAAAAAGTTGGCGTTTACTAATTTT gCGTACGTCAATGATAAAACGTTTAAagcattaaaattacttaagaATGGAACTGCCGCAACAATAACTAGTTCTGGGGATATACgttgtgaaataaaaagaatcattttgaATATAAC AGTGCATTCTTCGGTTGGTGATATGTGCATTGCATTAAGTCAGCCTCATCGTGTTTCGGCTTCTGTTAACATTAATGACGCTGTTCTTGTTCAAC CTTGGACAGCTAAACCATGTTTAGCTGATTATGCCGCTCAAGAAATTAAGTGCAATATTGGTACGATCCTGCGTCATCAATCTGCTGAAGTGATTGAAGAAGatcttgaaaaagaaatacagaatagatatagagatcac gttTTGACGGTAGGACAAACATTTGCTATTCTTAATCCAACCGACaatataatactttcattAAC TGTgagtgaaattgaaaagttacgTCTTCCTGTATCAAAGGATTATAATA AGGGAGCTTATTTAAACAGAGGAGTTATTATTGACTCTACTGat ATTGTATTTTCAATTGCAGAGGGTTTcaatataacaataaaaagtAACACAACACGTTGC aaaaatttgtttgggcGGGAGTTTGATTTTCAACAATTGGGAGTAGGAGGTCTTGATAag gaatTTTCGGATATATTTCGTCGTGCGTTTGCTAGTCGTATTTTTCCATCCTCTGTGTTAAAAGAATTAGGGATTCAACATGTGCGGG GAATGTTACTTTATGGACCTCCTGGAACGGGAAAAACTCTCATCGCTCGACAAATCAGTCATGCACTCCGTACTCGAGAACccaaa ATTGTTAATGGtccagaaatattaaataaatacgtaggACAATCTgaagaaaatatacgaaatcTATTTAAGGAGGCTGAAGAcgattataaaaaa AAAGGAGACGCTTCTCCACTTCACACGATCATTTTGGATGAAATCGATGCCATTTGTAAACAAAGAGGAACAACGTCTTCATCAACA GGTGTGAATGACTCAATCGTTAATCAACTTTTATCTAAAATTGATGGGGTGAATTCCTTGAATAATATACTA TTGATTGGAATGACAAATCGTTTGGATATGATTGATGAAGCTTTATTACGCCCGGGACGTCTTGAAGTCCATATAGAAATAGGCCTACCTAACGTGCAAGGGAGACTCcaaattctttcaattcatACCAATACAATGTCAAATTCAAAACGTTTATCCGCG GACGTTTCATTAACAAATCTTGCGGAGAGAACACGCAATTTTTCGGGCGCCGAATTAGCA GGTCTTGTACGAAGTGCAGCGTCTTACGCCTTCAGCCGTAACGTAGATGTTAAGGATTTGTCACACACGCCTGATATTTCGTCTCTTCAATTATGTGAATCGGACTTTGACATGGCCTTGGGAGAAATCAAACCAGCTTTTGGGGTGCAAACAGACGAACTTGAAG CGTGTTTAACGTGTGGAATAATAGAATACAGTGACGCGTTCAAAATACTTCAAACAAGCTTAGCTACATTCGCTCAGCAA GTGCGGGATAGTCCAAATACACCCTTATTGTCTTGTTTGCTACTGGGTGAATCTG gcaCGGGAAAAACAGCTTTGGCCGCGTTCACGGCTTTAAACGGGGATTCTCcttttgtgaaatttgtatcgcCAGAGCAATTTGTTGGATTCACG GAGTACGCACGTGTTTCTGCCatcaaaggtttttttgaggATGCATACAAAAGTGACTTTGGAATTA TTATTTTGGATAATCTTGAGCGACTTATGGATTACACACCGATTGGAAGTCGATTTTCTAATATGATTTTACAA GCCTTGTTAGTTCTGGTGAAAAAGACTCCAACAAAACAGGGTCATAGGCTTTTAGTTCTCGCAACATCGTCCGAGCCTGACTTTATGCGA CACTCAGGCATCACATCATCTTTTAACATTGTGTTAGATGTCCCTCCATTAACCTCAACAAACCATATAAGAAAAGTTCTCGAGGTGGCATCAGCTAAAAAGCAAAACTTTCCAAATACGGAAATTGAATAC GTTTGTGAACACCTGAAACAATCGTTACCCATCAAGCAAAtgcttttaatttatgaaatggCAACGGAATCTTGCCGTCACG atgattttttaaaaggagaaaaatttATGGCATGTGTTGAGGATTGTGGTTTATAA
- the LOC128884037 gene encoding N6-adenosine-methyltransferase non-catalytic subunit-like — protein MYQRSNPCGASLIPPPPPPPEDDITKSSKTSTGVNSTTSLPSIKLVKNDYNQHFVDTGERPQNFIRDYEPHLRFTEYPKLERLIRLKDEINKQRAHPPLYMQVELKKFNLTSLDCLFDVVLIDPPWQEYAERAASYALVTNEDLTPWSVEEMIQHLKIDEITDVPSFCFIWCGSSHLAEGRKLLQTWGFRRCEDICWCKTNTAFSRVQYNRVQYTDDQGIFQRTKEHCLMGVKGVVRRSEDTCFIHSNIDTDIIVAEEPTDIHGHPTGSTEKPIELYEVIDRFCLGRRKLELFGSDRNIRPGWVTLGKDISVSNYDKDRYISWVSDTTDTLKLNRPNPRYISSDVDYNGGRFVGTTPEIEALRPKSPTRPNGTMTK, from the exons ATGTATCAAAGAAGCAATCCTTGTGGAGCATCATTGAttccaccaccaccacctccTCCAGAAGATGATATAACAAAGTCTTCAAAAACATCAACAG GTGTTAATTCCACTACATCTCTTCCTAGTATAAAATTGGTCAAGAATGACTATAATCAGCACTTTGTCGATACAG GAGAACGTCCACAAAACTTTATACGCGATTACGAACCTCATTTAAGGTTTACTGAGTATCCGAAATTAGAAAGACTTATACGTTTAAAggacgaaattaataaacaacgCGCTCATCCTCCATTATATATGCAAgtcgaattgaaaaaattcaatttaacatCTCTT GATTGTTTATTTGATGTTGTCTTAATTGATCCACCTTGGCAAGAGTACGCAGAACGCGCTGCTTCTTATGCATTGGTGACAAATGAAGATCTAACTCCGTGGTCAGTGGAAGAAATGATTCaacatttaaaa attgatgAAATAACCGACGTtccttctttttgttttatttggtGCGGCTCTTCCCATCTTGCTGAG ggaaGAAAATTGCTACAAACTTGGGGTTTTCGTCGATGTGAGGATATTTGTTGGTGTAAAACGAATACAGCTTTTTCACGAGTACAGTATAATCGTGTACAATACACGGACGACCAGGGGATTTTTCAA AGAACCAAAGAACACTGTCTTATGGGAGTCAAAGGCGTCGTGCGGCGTTCTGAAGACACTTGCTTCATTCATTCTAACATTGACACAGATATTATAGTTGCAGAAGAACCCACTGATATTCACGGGCATCCAACTGGTTCCACCGAAAAACCCATTGAACTCTACGAAGTTATCGACCGTTTTTGTTTGG gTCGACGCAAACTGGAATTATTTGGATCGGATCGCAATATTCGACCAGGATGGGTTACTTTAGGAAAAGATATATCCGTTTCCAATTATGATAAAGACCGCTATATTTCCTGGGTTTCTGATACAACTGATACACTCAAGTTGAATCGCCCCAATCCACGTTACATTAGTTCTGATGTCGATTATAATGGAGGCCGCTTTGTTGGAACCACACCag AAATTGAAGCACTTCGTCCAAAGTCACCCACCCGTCCTAATGGTACAATGACCAAGTAA